One Dialister invisus DSM 15470 genomic region harbors:
- a CDS encoding L-lactate MFS transporter: MKRNRWLIALAAAGIHICIGSVYAWSVLTKPVMAGMGLSLSETTWAFSIAILFLGLSAGFLGGIVERLGPRKSGLVSACFFASAMVGTALAVYVKSAVLLYLFYGCIGGIGLGTGYITPVSTLVKWFPLHRGFATGLAIMGFGFAALIAGPAMQYLTVTVGLAGNFLILAAVYAAVMALSASYLRAPRPGEVVPCLEDVLKAEMEKGKKRTVLGPQLTRKEAMRTWKWYALWWIFFTNITCGIGLLAVVSPMAQDVIGMAPPEAASFVGIIGVVNGGGRIFWSTVSDWIGRGVTYMIFFAFEVFAFYRLSDITDSFVFQFLVLAVISCYGGGFSCMPAFLSDIFGVRQLAAIHGSILTAWGIAGIAGPVILALMKEATGSYSATLSLFSGMLALAFLISLLIHWQNETERKKWSASSENHLSVRA; encoded by the coding sequence ATGAAAAGGAATCGTTGGCTTATTGCGCTTGCGGCGGCAGGCATTCATATCTGCATCGGCAGTGTATATGCCTGGAGCGTTCTCACGAAGCCTGTTATGGCGGGAATGGGATTATCTCTTTCGGAAACTACGTGGGCGTTTTCTATTGCCATTTTATTTCTTGGGCTTTCCGCAGGATTTCTTGGCGGTATTGTGGAGCGTCTTGGCCCGCGCAAGTCGGGACTGGTTTCTGCCTGTTTCTTCGCCTCCGCCATGGTGGGGACGGCATTAGCCGTTTATGTGAAGTCGGCGGTGCTCCTGTACCTGTTTTACGGATGTATCGGAGGAATCGGACTGGGAACAGGATATATCACTCCGGTATCCACGCTGGTGAAATGGTTCCCTCTGCACCGTGGTTTTGCTACGGGTCTGGCTATTATGGGATTTGGATTTGCTGCTCTTATTGCGGGCCCTGCCATGCAGTACCTCACTGTGACGGTGGGGCTGGCAGGGAATTTCCTTATTCTTGCCGCGGTCTATGCGGCGGTAATGGCGCTTTCTGCATCTTACCTTCGGGCGCCCCGTCCGGGAGAGGTGGTTCCCTGTCTTGAAGATGTATTGAAGGCGGAAATGGAGAAAGGAAAGAAGCGTACTGTCCTCGGCCCGCAGCTTACGCGTAAGGAAGCGATGCGGACTTGGAAATGGTACGCTTTGTGGTGGATTTTCTTTACAAATATTACCTGCGGCATCGGTCTTCTTGCCGTCGTATCTCCTATGGCACAGGATGTGATCGGTATGGCACCGCCGGAAGCGGCATCCTTTGTAGGAATCATCGGCGTCGTCAATGGTGGGGGGCGTATTTTCTGGTCCACTGTTTCTGACTGGATTGGCCGCGGTGTGACATATATGATTTTCTTTGCTTTTGAAGTATTTGCATTTTATCGTCTGTCGGATATAACGGACAGCTTTGTATTCCAGTTTCTTGTGCTTGCCGTTATCAGCTGCTATGGCGGCGGATTTTCCTGTATGCCCGCTTTCCTTTCCGATATTTTTGGTGTCCGCCAGCTGGCGGCTATCCACGGAAGCATTCTTACAGCCTGGGGGATTGCGGGGATAGCAGGACCGGTCATATTGGCACTCATGAAAGAGGCGACCGGCAGTTACAGCGCGACACTCAGTCTTTTTTCGGGAATGCTTGCTCTTGCTTTCCTTATTTCTCTACTCATTCATTGGCAAAATGAAACGGAGCGGAAGAAGTGGAGCGCATCTTCCGAAAATCATTTATCTGTCCGCGCATGA
- a CDS encoding TonB-dependent receptor plug domain-containing protein, which translates to MMMKKNQLLAGAVLLSLAGWSGAAAADQVYTLNPVVVTAQRMETTEIETPATETVVTAKKIEEAGYKNAFDIIESQVGLTSTGYGDGGQDFGFSSGRTVIRGYDRGTLVMVDGIPMNLKNYNSLDGIPVEMIEKVEIIKGAAGTLYGSEAMGGVVNIITKKPGQAKQGISLKGTVGNYYKDFGVTYAGDRLLVSLSKEYSDDYTRANDFPRGSSIDWWIGKGQKNRAAVAGKLTDELSFNFMFQDGTITRGGIKTGRRPVKYDYTYQDRRITTGLYYQGKDNGVKATLGYNYRQADGWDHVKNARISASADLESYIADVQKEWKLGERDTLITGYSFKREDYTSLVKSSNKAHRTNNALYLSWDHAFNDRFSTTVGLRGEMIDDPFDDQRIINPQFQTLYKINDTTSWYINVGRAFQMPTVDAYFSNKAAAGGLKPEKGWTYETGVKKLIGDKSSLKFAVYHMDFDNKLGWSDKDPLTGLQHAINKGEFRNTGVEAEFARTVNAHWDYSLGLGYGNPEIRDPSKKNSKWEQDAGRIDIAAALTYRADKVRSTMTFKYLGDRECYSIYGDVPSRIRLTWNTIYDITPRDTVSLTLNNLLDHKNYANRYGNLELPLNWRLSYSHRF; encoded by the coding sequence ATGATGATGAAGAAAAATCAATTACTGGCAGGGGCAGTACTGCTGTCACTGGCGGGCTGGAGTGGAGCTGCGGCAGCAGATCAGGTTTACACGCTGAATCCTGTCGTCGTTACGGCGCAGAGGATGGAAACGACAGAAATAGAAACACCTGCGACGGAAACGGTGGTCACCGCTAAGAAGATTGAGGAGGCAGGTTATAAAAATGCTTTTGATATCATTGAAAGCCAGGTGGGCCTTACCAGTACAGGTTATGGCGATGGTGGGCAGGATTTCGGTTTCAGTTCGGGACGTACGGTTATCCGTGGTTATGACAGGGGCACTCTTGTCATGGTGGACGGCATCCCTATGAATCTGAAGAATTACAATTCTCTTGACGGGATTCCTGTCGAAATGATTGAGAAGGTAGAAATCATCAAGGGGGCGGCAGGAACTCTGTACGGCAGCGAAGCGATGGGCGGCGTGGTGAATATCATTACGAAAAAGCCTGGGCAGGCAAAACAGGGAATTTCTCTCAAAGGAACCGTGGGAAATTATTATAAGGATTTCGGTGTAACTTATGCAGGCGACCGTTTGCTGGTGAGCCTGTCGAAGGAATATTCTGACGACTATACACGTGCCAATGATTTTCCCCGTGGATCCAGTATTGACTGGTGGATCGGGAAAGGACAGAAAAACCGTGCTGCTGTTGCAGGCAAGCTGACGGATGAGTTGTCTTTCAATTTCATGTTCCAGGACGGCACGATTACAAGGGGCGGCATCAAAACGGGAAGAAGGCCTGTAAAGTATGATTATACCTATCAGGACAGGCGTATAACTACGGGATTGTACTATCAGGGGAAAGACAATGGAGTCAAGGCGACGCTCGGATACAACTACCGTCAGGCGGACGGCTGGGACCATGTAAAGAATGCCAGAATATCTGCCTCTGCCGATCTGGAAAGTTATATTGCCGATGTGCAGAAAGAATGGAAACTTGGCGAAAGGGATACCTTGATCACGGGATACAGCTTCAAGCGTGAGGATTATACGAGCCTTGTTAAATCATCAAATAAGGCGCACCGCACGAACAATGCGTTGTATTTGTCGTGGGATCATGCGTTTAACGATCGTTTCAGCACGACGGTGGGACTGCGCGGGGAAATGATCGACGATCCTTTTGATGATCAGAGGATTATCAATCCCCAGTTCCAGACACTGTATAAAATCAATGACACCACATCGTGGTATATCAACGTGGGGCGCGCTTTCCAGATGCCGACCGTTGATGCTTATTTTAGCAACAAGGCTGCTGCCGGCGGGCTGAAGCCTGAAAAAGGCTGGACTTATGAAACCGGTGTGAAAAAGCTTATCGGGGATAAAAGCAGTTTGAAATTTGCCGTGTACCATATGGATTTTGACAACAAACTCGGCTGGTCTGATAAAGATCCTCTCACCGGGCTCCAGCATGCTATCAATAAAGGAGAGTTCAGAAATACCGGGGTGGAAGCGGAATTTGCAAGAACCGTAAATGCCCATTGGGATTATTCTTTGGGACTGGGGTACGGCAATCCGGAAATCAGGGATCCCTCGAAGAAGAATTCCAAATGGGAGCAGGATGCAGGCCGTATTGATATAGCTGCTGCGCTTACATACCGTGCGGATAAAGTGCGGAGCACGATGACTTTCAAGTATCTCGGTGACCGTGAATGCTACTCCATTTATGGGGATGTACCGTCCCGTATCCGTCTGACATGGAATACGATTTATGACATAACCCCGCGGGATACGGTTTCCTTGACCTTGAACAACCTCCTGGATCACAAGAATTACGCAAACCGTTATGGAAACTTGGAACTCCCGCTTAACTGGAGACTTTCTTATTCCCACAGATTCTAA
- a CDS encoding TonB-dependent receptor plug domain-containing protein, producing the protein MKKKNTALAGALLLVLAGWSAADAAEIYTLDPVIVTAERTDTKELKTPAAVEIITDKQIRETGAANMQEALKFSTGIITSSQGPRGLSQGTMTAKAVIRGVEKGTLVLVNGVPMNQSGMYSLQDIASDSVEKVEIVRGGGAVLYGSEASGGVINIITKGTRDTKVKAGFGNYGQQNYAVSAQAGDKFGITYSYDHMGKVDHISHPDGGRPAGMYYNIIRAEHNYVDWRYNITDGLYFTHAYSENNSHYVYRYDGRNGKNKGQPGQDMIYKTRENVAGLHYDKDDLKADFYYHKRDMSTGKSKTEVAPYAKRGRYDPDKRIFTKTENNDETIGFNLSNRWHFDKGSVLIGGDFRRDMADVVDGNTYHYARNMYSLYGQLEYDFTRATRANLNLRQTWVAKDDAGNRYDKFTPELVLMHDLSEDTMIYAKAGKSFMMPTFKQLYGGGNVIASPGLRPQTGTHYEIGAKKNIGKSSWRLAAFHYKIKDSLEAKVGAGVVGDIKYANEDVRNTGIELEWTRNENENLSYHTGLTFGHPEKQERKAGGTTGDWHDYYGKVQWNGGIVYRTGKLTSAFEFAYLGKRIRDYTPYKSFKSQFFTDLNFSYQANENARFFLNIDNLFNRHDIISSSSSTFYNLGRNFLAGVEYKF; encoded by the coding sequence ATGAAGAAAAAGAACACGGCGCTGGCAGGGGCTTTATTGCTTGTGCTGGCAGGATGGAGTGCAGCAGATGCGGCGGAGATCTATACCTTGGATCCCGTCATTGTCACGGCGGAACGTACAGATACGAAAGAATTAAAAACGCCGGCAGCGGTGGAGATTATCACGGATAAACAGATTCGTGAAACCGGAGCCGCCAATATGCAGGAAGCGCTCAAGTTCTCCACAGGTATTATTACCAGCAGCCAGGGGCCCCGCGGTCTCTCCCAGGGGACAATGACGGCAAAGGCGGTGATCCGCGGCGTTGAAAAAGGCACGCTCGTTCTTGTGAACGGTGTTCCGATGAATCAGAGCGGCATGTACAGTCTTCAGGATATTGCTTCCGATTCCGTGGAAAAAGTAGAAATTGTCCGCGGAGGCGGTGCGGTTCTTTATGGTTCAGAAGCCAGCGGTGGTGTTATTAATATCATCACCAAAGGGACAAGGGATACCAAGGTAAAAGCGGGCTTTGGCAACTATGGACAGCAGAACTATGCAGTCAGCGCGCAGGCAGGGGATAAATTCGGGATTACTTATTCCTATGACCACATGGGGAAAGTAGATCATATTTCCCATCCTGACGGCGGCCGTCCGGCAGGGATGTATTACAATATCATCCGTGCTGAGCATAATTATGTAGACTGGCGTTACAATATCACTGATGGTCTTTATTTTACCCATGCGTACTCGGAGAACAACAGCCACTATGTATACCGTTATGACGGACGCAACGGAAAGAATAAAGGGCAGCCCGGCCAGGATATGATTTACAAGACCCGCGAAAACGTGGCGGGGCTTCATTATGATAAGGATGACCTGAAAGCGGATTTTTACTATCATAAGAGAGATATGTCCACCGGTAAGAGCAAAACGGAAGTAGCGCCTTACGCGAAAAGGGGAAGATATGACCCCGACAAGCGGATTTTCACAAAGACAGAAAATAATGATGAGACCATTGGGTTCAATTTGTCCAACCGCTGGCATTTTGATAAGGGTTCCGTCCTTATCGGCGGTGATTTCCGCAGGGACATGGCGGACGTTGTCGATGGAAATACTTATCACTATGCGCGCAATATGTACTCTCTTTATGGACAGCTGGAATACGATTTCACCAGGGCGACAAGGGCGAACCTGAATCTTCGCCAGACCTGGGTTGCAAAAGATGATGCAGGAAATAGGTATGACAAATTTACGCCCGAACTGGTTCTTATGCATGATCTGAGTGAAGATACCATGATTTATGCCAAGGCGGGAAAGTCATTCATGATGCCGACTTTCAAACAGCTTTATGGCGGCGGCAATGTCATCGCCTCTCCGGGACTTCGTCCGCAGACAGGAACCCACTATGAAATCGGCGCAAAGAAAAATATAGGCAAGTCATCCTGGCGCCTGGCCGCATTCCACTACAAAATCAAGGACAGCCTGGAAGCAAAAGTCGGCGCAGGTGTAGTGGGAGATATCAAATATGCCAATGAAGATGTAAGAAATACCGGTATTGAACTCGAATGGACAAGAAATGAAAATGAAAACCTGTCCTACCACACGGGACTGACTTTCGGGCATCCGGAGAAGCAGGAAAGGAAGGCCGGCGGTACAACAGGGGACTGGCATGATTATTACGGCAAGGTGCAGTGGAACGGCGGTATCGTTTACAGGACCGGCAAGCTAACAAGCGCTTTTGAGTTTGCTTATCTGGGGAAACGTATTCGTGACTACACGCCGTACAAATCTTTCAAGAGCCAGTTCTTCACTGACCTGAACTTTTCCTATCAGGCAAATGAAAATGCCCGTTTCTTCCTGAATATTGATAACCTGTTCAACCGGCATGACATCATTTCTTCGTCTTCCTCCACGTTCTACAACTTAGGACGCAACTTCCTGGCAGGAGTGGAATATAAATTCTGA